From the genome of Mycoplasma crocodyli MP145:
TAGAGCACTGAATGTGGAATGGCCGCGCCTAGCGGTACTGACTATAATCAAACTCCGAATACCATTACGTATCATCATGCAGTCGGAACCGGGGTGCTAACGTCCCGGCTCGCGAGGGCAACAACCCAGATCGTCGGCTAAGGTCCCAAAATCGTGTTAAGTGAGAAAGGTTGTGAGATTTCATAAACAACTAGGAAGTTGGCTTAGAAGCAGCCATCTTTTAAAGAGTGCGTAATAGCTCACTAGTCAAGAGATCTTGCGCCAATAATGTAACGGGACTAAAACACGATACCGAAGCCACGGGTACGAAAGTACGTTAGAGGAGCGTTCTTATCAGCGGAGAAGCATGACCGTAAGGACATGTGGAGCGATAAGAAGTGAGAATGCCGGTATGAGTAACGATTCGAAGTGAGAATCTTCGACGCCTATTGGGAAAGGTTTCCTGGGGAAGGTTCGTCCACCCAGGGTTAGTCAGGACCTAAGGAGAGGCTGAAAAGCGTATCCGATGGACAACAGGTTAATATTCCTGTACTGTCTAATATTAGTGATGGAGTGACGGAGAAGGATAGTGATACCCATTAATGGATTTGGGGGTAAGCAATAACTGGTGAGTGTAGTAAAATGCGCACTCTATAACCGGGAGTTGTGATGCATAGTGAAAGGCAACAAGTAGCGAATTTCATGATTCCACACTTCCTAGAAAAGCTTCTAAACGTTTAAATATTAGGCACCTGTACCGAGAACGGACACACGTTCCCAAGATGAGTATTCTAAGGCGAGCGAGAAAACCAATGTTAAGGAACTCTGCAAAATGACCCCGTAAGTTCGCGAGAAGGGGCGCCCATGAAAATGGGCCACAGTAAATTATGAGGGGCAACTGTTTATCAAAAACACAGCTCTCTGCTAAACCGCAAGGTGAAGTATAGGGGGTGAAGCCTGCCCAGTGCCCGAAGGTTAAGTGGATGCGTTAGCTTTAAGCGAAGCGTTGAAATGAAGCCCGGGTGAACGGCGGCCGTAACTATAACGGTCCTAAGGTAGCGAAATTCCTTGTCGGCTAAATACTGACCTGCACGAAAGGCGCAATGATCTCTCAACTGTCTCAACATTGGACTCGGTGAAATTATGGTCCCAGTGAAAACGCTGGGTACCCGCATCAAGACGAAAAGACCCCATGGAGCTTTACTATAACTTCGTATTGGAACTTGGCCTAACATGTGTAGGATAGGTGGGAGACTTTGAAGCTAAGGCGCTAGCCTTAGTGGAGTCGTCCTTGAAATACCACCCTTGGTATGTTGAGTTTCTAACCTGCCGCCCTTATCGGGTGGGGGGACAGTGCGTGGTGGGTAGTTTGACTGGGGCGGTCGCCTCCTAAAAGGTAACGGAGGCGTTCAAAGGTACACTCAATACGGTCAGAAACCGTATGTAGAGCGCAAAGGTAGAAGTGTGCTTAACTGCGAGACCAACAAGTCGAGCAGATGCGAAAGCAGGACTTAGTGATCCGGCTGTACGTCATGGAACGGCAGTCGCTCAACGGATAAAAGTTACCCTGGGGATAACAGGCTTATCTTGCCCAAGAGATCACATCGACGGCAAGGTTTGGCACCTCGATGTCGGCTCATCGCATCCTGGAGCTGGAGTAGGTTCCAAGGGTTTGGCTGTTCGCCAATTAAAGCGGTACGCGAGCTGGGTTCAGAACGTCGTGAGACAGTTCGGTCCCTATCTGATGTGGGCGTTGGAATATTGATGAGAGCTGCTCTTAGTACGAGAGGACCGGAGTGGACATACCGCTGGTGTTCCAGTTGTTTCGCCAGAAGCATAGCTGGGTAGCCAAGTATGGAAAGGATAACCGCTGAAAGCATCTAAGTGGGAAGCCTCCTCAGAGATAAGTATTCCCTTGAAATTCCTTGTAGACGACGAGGTTGATAGGATGGAAGTGTACGTGTAGCAATACATTCAGCTGACCATTACTAATAAATTGAAAGGTTTAAAAGTAAGATGTCAATTAAGACATTTTAATGAATTATGATTAAGCATCTTTACATTCAGTTTTGAGAGAACAAAGTCCAAAATGGACATTTTTTTATCTTTTTTTGCTATGTACAAGTCGAATAAGATAAATGCTATATTTTTTTTATTTTTAGAATATAATTAAAAACATGAATAAATTGAATAATAAACAATTAGTATTTTTCGGGTTTAACTTTGTTGTTGGATTTGGATTTATTGCTACCATGACATCACTTGTCCAAAATAAAGGATGAGGTATTTTAATTTTCATTATTGCTTCATTTATAGCACTTACTGTAGCTCTTTCGTTTTCTAAACTAGCCCATAAATATCCTGAAACTGTAGGTGGATCTTATGCCTATTCTAAAGAGGTTTTTAATAAGCCGTTTCAATTTTTTATAGGTTGAAATCAATTTATACAAGGTTTATTAATAAGTTCAACAAGTCCATTATTTTTCGCAACTATTATGAAGGAATTCGATTCTAATTCGAGTCATGAAATTTATTATATTTTAGTTTCCTTATTTATATTTTCACTTATAGTCACAGTAACTACATTCGGACTAAAAACAAGTAAATTTGTTATATTTGTTTCATCGATTTTGAAATATTTAGTTATATTTGGTGCTATCCTACTTCTTGTAATAAATATCTTTATTGGAATTAATCAAGCAACAATTAATCCTGATTTAGGTTCAAAAGATACAATTGCTAAACCATCCGTTTTATTCGCAAGTATTATATCATTCATAATTGCTTTTGGTGGAATAGAAACAGTTGCAAGCATCTCTAAAGACACCGAGGTTAAAAACTTCAGAAAAACGTTGTTATTTATTTTTGGTTTAATTTTAATATTTTACTTTATTGTATATATACTTTTTATTTTTCAACCTAAAACACTTGGAACAACAACATTTATTGGCCTTTATAAATCATCGCTTGGATTAACTGGATTAATTCTTTTTGGGATTGGTATGTTCTTTAATAGATTAAGTGCAACATCATCCTTTATCTTTGGATTGTCAAGATCTTTTGTTGCGCTTTCACTTGATGGATTTGTACCTGCTATATATTCAAAAAAGAATAAACATGGTGAATATAGAAATGCTATTTTACTCTTTGGATTATTGAATCTTATTACGATGTTTGCAATAGGACTTTTACCAAAACTGCTTTCTTCAAACAGTAACGTTCAAAATATATTTGACACATTACTTGATGCTGTTGCAATATTCTTTTTGATACAATATTTTTTCACAATAATAATTGCTCTATTGTTGCACCGTAAAAAAGAAATAAAAATTGACTTATGAGAATTCATTTTATATGTAATTGGACTAATTATTATAGTAATATGTTTGATAAGTTATATCTTTCCTATAATATATAACATTTTCCCTCTTAAATCTCCTGAAACATGACAAGTAAAAAATACAATAATTGTTGTTTCGTATTTATTGATAAATATCATAGGATACATATGATGATACTTGTACACTATTTATAAAGATAAAAAAGAACTTAAAAATTCTAAACAAAAAAATATAAATAATGAAACTGATTAAAGTTTTAATATAAAAAAATATTATGAAATTAAAATTCATTTTATATACAAAAATTTATTAAAAATTCCTTATTATTATCATTATTATTTAAAAATAAATAAAAAAATGCTTGAACATTTCTTTTGACCTATCAAGCAAGATCACAAAAGTTTAAAAAATAGTATTTTCATTAAAAAAATATTGTTTTTTAAACTTTTTAATTTGTAAAAAAAATTCATTAGATGTTTTCATATTTTTCCATATGTTTTCATTTGTATTTTAAAAAAATATAATTATTATGTAAATTAAGGAGATTTATGAAAACAAAAAAATTACTAATAGGATTAGGGGCAATGACAGCATTAGCTGCATTAAGTGTTGCTGCTATTTCTTGTGAAAATAAAACTAATAAAGATACACAAACTACAACACCAGTTACTGCAGAATCACCAAGAATCGCAATTTCTGATCCAGATAATCCTAGATGGCTTAAAGCACAAAAAGAATTATTGGCTGCATTTGATACACACAAAGTTGGAGCTGTTTCTTCAATAGTTAAAGATCAACCAGCACAAAATGCATTTATAGATGCAGCTGTTGCAGGTGGAACAAAAGGTCTTATCATTGGAGCAGTCGATGGAAGTGCTGTAGCCGGTTCAGTTAATGGTGCAGCAACAAAAGGAGTTAAAGTTGTTGCTTATGACCGTTTAATTAAAGGTACAGATAAATACAATTGATATACAACATTTGATAACTCAAAAGTTGGAGAATTACAAGGACTATACTTATTAAGTTCTATATATGGACAAATAGCAAAACCATTCGCTACAGAAAAAGAAGCAGTTGAATATGCAAAAGCTCACAATTTAGCCGCTGAATCATTTGTTTATTCATTGGCTGGATCACCAACTGACAACAATGCACCTTTGTTCTATAAAGGAGCTAAAAAAGTTGTTGATGCTGTAATGGCTGTTGATAAAAACTTAAAATATGCCAGAGCAGAAAAAGAAAGTTTTGAAACAGCTGCTGTTGATAACTGAGATTATTCAAAAGCTCAAGCATCTATGTCTGCATTCTTAACATCTTTTGCTAACAAAGATAAATTAGTTGGAGTTATTTCACCTAATGACGGAATGGCTAATGCAGCTATTGCATCATTAAAAGGTGCTCAAATTGATGTTAAAAAAGTTTCTATTACTGGACAAGACTTTAATGCAGATGCTATTAAAAACATTAAATCAGGTGAACAATTAATGACAATTTATAAACCAGATTCAAGTTTAGCTAAAGTTGCTGTTGCAATCCTTAAAACAATTATGGATGACGCAAATAAAACTAAATCACCAGCTGAAATTTTTGCTATTGTAAAAGAATTATTGCCAGCTGAACTAAAAGGAATTGTTACATTAGATAGTGAACAATACAAATCAACTGATACACATAAAATTAACACAATTATTTTAGTGCCTACAGTTGTTACAAAAACAAACATTGCAGAATTCGAAGGAAAATAATTAACCTTAAAAAGGGTCTTATCAATTTAAGGCCTTTTTTAATGAATGAAAGGAGTTGCATGAAAGAAGAATTTATTTTAGAACTAAAAAACATTTCAAAAACATATGGTGCAACCAAAGCGTTAAGTGATGTAACATTTAATGTAAAAAGAGGTAGAATTCTAAGTTTGGTTGGGGAAAACGGTGCTGGTAAAAGCACGCTTCTTAAGGTATTTTCCGGAGTTATTCCTTATGGAAAATATGAGGGAACATTATTCTTTGAAGGTCAAGAAGCACGTTTTGCAAGCATCAATGAATCTGTTTCAAAAGGTATTTCAATAATTCACCAAGAATTAGCTATCTCCCCACATCTTACAGTTTGTGAAAACATGTATTTAAATAATTACATGAAGAAATTCGGAGTAATTCAATGAACAAAGATGTATGAAGAATGTGAAAAATACCTAAAAATGGTTGGACTAAATATTAAGTCAGACACTATTGCTGGTACACTTTCTGTTGCTCAACAACAATTAATTGAAATAGCTAAAGCCCTATCTAAACAATCAAAATTAATATTTTTTGATGAACCTACTTCATCATTAAATGATGATGATAGTTTCAAACTTCTTGACATCATGAAAAAACTTCGTGATGAAAAAGGTGTAACATCAGTTTTTGTTTCTCATAAACTAAATGAAGTTTCATATGTTGCTGATGATGTAGTAGTAATTAGAGATGGAAAATTTATTTCAGCTTACGACAAAACAATTAGACCAATTAATGAACAAGAATTAATCAAGGACATAGTCGGTAGAACTCTAGAAGCTAAATTTCCACCAAAAAATCCTAACAAACCGATTGGCGATGTAATTTTTGAAGTAAAAAATGTAAGTGTTCTTAACCCATTGGTAAGTAATTATTACACTGTAAAAGATGCTTCTTTTAACTTGAGACAAGGAGAAATTCTTGGAATATCAGGACTTGTTGGTTCAGGAAGAACTGAATTAATGCTTTCAATATTTGGAAAATATTACAACAAAATTGAATCAGGAACAATATTATTAAGAGGTAAAGAAGTAAGGTTTAAAAATCCAAGAGAAGCAATTCGAAAAGGTATTATGTATGCAAGTGAAGACAGAAAGAATATAGGACTTATTCAAATGTTTTCGATTAAGTCTAACATTACATCTGCATCAGAACATATTTACTCTAAATTGGGAGTTTATAACATCAATAAAGAAGAAAAAGATTCTATAAATTACTCACAACAAATGGGTGTTAAAACAAAAAATATCAATAATGAAGTAGAATCTCTTTCTGGAGGAAACCAACAAAAAGTTGTTGTTGCAAAAGCTTTATCAACTGATTTTGATATTCTTATTATTGATGAACCAACAAAAGGAATTGATGTTGGTTCTAAATTAGAAATTTACCAATTGCTTATTGAATTAGCCAATAATGGAAAATCAATAATAGTTATTTCATCTGAACTTGAGGAATTGTTAGGTATAACAGACAGAATATTTGTTATGGCTCAAGGTAAAATAAAAGGTGAAATTTTAACCAAAGATGCTACTCAAGAAAAGATTATGCAAATTGGTTTATTATAGGAAGGAGAAAAATGGAAAATAAACAAAACATAATGGATAAAATCCGTGAAGGTGTTGATAATACAGCTAACATTATTAGTAAAGCATTCAAACCAATGAATGATTTACTAAAGAAAATGTTTGCAATACCTATGCAAAATAAATATTTTGCAGCATCAGTAAAACATCTTCAAAAATTTTCAATGTACTACATTTTGATTTTAATATTTATTATATTCACTATTTTCAGTAGTGGTAATCTATTGCAACCAGATCAAATTGTTTTACTTATCAAGAATAATTCATATATTCTTTTATTAGCTCTTCCTATGACTCTTGTTATTATTTCTGGTAATATAGATTTATCAGTAGGTAATGTTATGGGGTTCATGGGATTCGTTGCTGTTATTATTTATAATAGCACCGGTCAAAGTATTTTATTAACAATCTTTTTAACAATGCTAGCAGGTTTATTGTTAGGAATGACTCATGGAATCTTAATAGGTTTCTTAAGAATACCTGCATTTATAATCACATTAGGTTCGATGCTTGCTTTTAATGGTGCGAGAATAGCTATAACAAATGGAGCGCCATTATTTCCAAAAGAAGGATTTGATTCTACTTTTGTACAAGGTGTAATCGGTTCTATCCCTGATATTAGAATTGCAAACAGATTTTTCTTAGTTGCCTTTTTAGTAATAATGGTTTTCACAATTTCCTTAGTAGCACTTAGAGTGTTTTCATACTTTAGAAAAACCAAAATGAAACTTCATGTTGAAAACTGAGTAACATTTTTAATAAAAACAGTTTTATACTTTGCGTTCGGTACAGGATTGGCCATATATATAGCATTAAGTTCACTTGGTTTACAATATTTCATTCTATACATAATCATTGCAGTTTTATTATTTGTATTTGTTAGCAAATTCACTACATATGGTAGAAGTGTTTATGCTATTGGTGGAAATAGAAAGGCTGCTCAACTATCGGGAATGGATCCGAGAAAAACAAATTTTATCACTTTTTCAATAATGGGTGCCATGATAGGACTAGCAAGCATAGTATTTACAGCCATATCGAATAGTGCGACAGCAACAGCTGGTGTAGGATTTGAATTATTTGCTATTTCATCTGTATTTGTTGGTGGAGCAAGTGTTTGAGGTGGAATCGGTTCAATTACAGGAACAGTAATCGGTTCGTTTATACTTCAAGTTATTAATCAAGGTATGCAAATTAAAGCGGTTCCTGTGTATTCGCAAGAAATTGCTAAAGGTTTAATTCTAATAGCTGCTGTTGGTTATGATGTCTTCTCACATAGAAAAATTAGTTAAATATAGTAAGATTAAAATATGATAAACAATAATAAAATTGCCGCTGTCGATATAGGTGGCACAAACACCCGTTTTGCTCTATTTGATCAAAACGGAAAAATTAAACTAAAAGAAAAAACTTCGTCAAGTTTTGATGATTCGCACTTAACATGTAACTGAATACTTGAATTAGTTAATAAATATAATATAGAACATCTTGCTCTTTGTATTCCTGGACCAAGTGATTATGAAAAAGGTTTAATTATAAACCCTCCAAATTTAAGAGGTTCATGATTAAATTTTGATATGAAAAGTTACTTACTAAAAAATTCGAAATTGAAAACAATAATTTTTGAAAATGACGCTAATGCAATGGCTTTATCAAATCACCGTGAGTATAAAATTGACAAAAATAAAGTTAGTCAATTTTATACAATAAGTACTGGCTTTGGTAGTGGATTAATAATTAATGATTCTATTTATCATGGAAAAAATTACTTAGCTCAAGAGGTTGCACAAATACCTGTTTGCTCAAAATCATTTGAACTTACACATCATATGAGAAACAATTATGCTCTTGAACTTCATTGCTCAGGAAAAGGTTTAGAAGTAAAAGCTAAAGCATTAAAAATTGCTAATTCAACCCAAGAAGTATTTGAATTAGCAAAATCTGGCAATAAAGATGCAATCGAATTGTTGAACACAGCCGTTGATACACTTGCAAGAATGATAGCTATTAATGCAGGTATGTTAGCCCCACATAATTACTTTATAGGTGGGAGTGTTGCATTAAATAACAAATGATTTATTGATCAAGCAGTTGAAAAAGCAAAAATAATGTCTGATCCAATTCATTTAAATGGTGTAAATTTCTATTATGATAAAAATGGAGATGACAGTGCCTTATACGGTTTATATCACTTAATCCAAAAATAATTAAATTAAAAACTCTGATTCATTCGGAGTTTTTTAATTTAATTATTCAAAGCTATAAATGATTAAATTAAAAATACTATATTAAAATTAATATTTTTATTTTGCACTTATATTATAAAAAAAGAATTGAACAACGAATATTTACTTTGAAATTTATAGATTTAACAATATTTAAGTGTTTTCAAATTACCGTGGAATAATTTTAATTGATTTATTAATCGTTCTCAAAATAAAGTTATTTCTTCTTAATGTATTTAATATTTTTTAATTTAATATTAACAAGTTTTGAAAAGTTATATGAATTTTCTGAGAAAAATAAAAAGTCAAAAATTATTTATTAATTTCTTTGTATGATAATTACATTTTTTATAAAATAAGTTTCTACATTATGTTTATTTTTGACGCAATCTATATTTGATGATAATTTTTTTTATAATTTATAGATATATTTAATATTTATTTTTTTTGTATTATAATATAAAAGCTTTATTTAATTAAAAAAATAAAACTTAATAAAAATATTTTGATATTATTTTTTTTATAATATAATAGTAAAGCATCAAAGCAACACAATTAGGAGAAGTAGCTCAGCTTGGTAGAGCACTTGGTTTGGGACCAAGTGGTCGCAGGTTCGAATCCTGTCTTCTTCACCATGTGGGGGGATAGCTCATTTGGCTAGAGCGCCTGCCTTGCACGCAGGAGGCGGTGGGTTCGAATCCCATTCTCTCCACCATTATGGCACTGTAGCTCAGCTGGTTAGAGCATCCGGTTCATACCCGGAAGGTCAAGAGTTCGACTCTCTTCGGTGCTACCATACGGAAAACTAACTGATTGATTTGGACCTATAGCTCAACGGTTAGAGCAACCGGCTCATAACCGGTTGGCTACAGGTTCGAATCCTGTTAGGTCCACCAGGGTGATTACCCAAGTCTGGCTGAAGGGACTAGTCTTGAAAACTAGCAGGGGATGCAAGTCCCGCGGGGGTTCGAATCCCTCATCACCCGCCAGTTGTCAAAAATTTGACGCTTTTTATATAGCGGAGTGGAGCAGTCGGCAGCTCGTCGGGCTCATAACCCGAAGGTCGTAGGTTCAAGTCCTGCCTCCGCAACCAAATGGTTCAGTGGTAAAGTGGTTTAATACGCCTCCCTGTCACGGAGGAGAACGCGGGTTCGATCCCCGTCTGGACCGCCATTATTGGCCTTGTAGCTCAGTTGGTAGAGCAACAGATTGAAGCTCTGTGTGTCGCTGGTTCGATTCCTGCCGAGGCCACCAAAAAACTTATTTATTGTGATTTCTTAGGAACTCAGAATAAATAAGTTTTTTTAATTATCTTTTGATAAAAAACATATACATAAGTATATGTTCTATAAGAATGTGATAATCTAAATATTATTATCTCTCTGGAAAGGCTTCAAAGTCTTTGTTATCAGCCTTGAATTCCCAGTTAAATTCTTTCTTCATTTTATCTACTCAAGCCTTAAATTTATCATTTATTCATTTGTCATCATAAGATTGACCTATTGGATAGCCATAGATGCTCTCAAAATTACTTTTAGTAAGGTGTGGAGCTTGAAAATAGGGATTAGGTTGCATATGATTATTTGGATACTCTTTATCTCAATACTTCTTATCATATTTTTTAGGGAATGTGGTTTTAATATCTTGGTTTCTTGATAAAATCTCACTTCCTGAGCCAGGAAAGAATGGGTTATGATAAGACATAAATTCAGTGATTATGTTGTCGTTTGGTTGATTTTTAGCAGCTTTTGATTCAAGCATATTTTTATATGATAAAGCCTTTGTAGCCCCATTAAATTCTTGTGATTTTGAATAAAGTGGAGAAAGGAAGTTGTTAGACATTCTTATTATCTCTTCATACATGTCCATAGGTTGGAATGATGAAGTATCATCTGAATTAACAAATATTGTGTCTGGTGCAGATGAGACATGATAAAGTGGGTTAAGATATGAACCAAGGTTTTCAAACATCTTAAAGTTATCATTTATAAATGGATTTATGTATTCATTTTTATCTGTTGGTGTTTTCTTTGCTTTAAACTCTGTAAATTGTTCTTTTAAAGTCTTTTCTTTATTGTTTCCAACTGATAATATGAATTCAAGATATTCTAGATAGTAATAAATTATTTGGATATGGTAATTAGTCAAATATGCAAATGAGTATTTTTCAGCAAGTGCAAGAACTAATGTGTAATCCATTTGCTCATCATAGTTTTCATATTTAGCAGTTGCAATATCTTGGAAAAGAAGTTTTGGTCTTATGGTTATAAAATATCTATTTATATTATTGTGTGTTGGATCAAGATTATTATCACCTTTCTCAGTAGAGTTTACTAAGAAATCTTCAATGACATAATTAAGATAGTTTCCATATAATGTTTTAACATTAAAGGTCGAATAAACTTCACTAGGATTAGGATTTATTTTGGTTGGAGTGACTTCTTTTTTTGTATTTGGGTCTATATAAGATTCAGCAAGAATCATCGAAGGAGTTACACTATGAATGGATTGAAACAAAGGAATTGAATCTTTAAAAGCAGTTTTATCATGTGCTATTTGATATTTTATTTCAGTAATTTTATTTTTTAAGTTAGTTTTATGTTGGTCAGTTCAAGTGGTTAAATTGTTTTCCTTTTTATATATCTCAGGCAGTCATTTTACTCACTTTCATAATTCATCAGTACCTTGATTCTTTGAAATATCAGGAAAAGGCATTTTAGATGTTGTGTGTTCTGCTATGAACTCTTTTTTCATTCTTGATGCTTTTTGTTTTGGTGTTTCTGGAACAAAAGGTTCTGTTTTTGGTTTTGTTGTATCAGATGAATTGGAATTAGGTGTTGTTGATATAGGAGTAGTGGTTATAGATGAGTTATTGCTTGGTGGAGTTTGAGGTTTAGGCAAGTTTGGGCTTGGTTTGGGGAATAAAAAACAAGAACTAACAGCCAAAGGGCTGGTTAGTGCAAGTATTGTTGTAGGTATAAGTATTTTTTTCATTTTCATTTTTTGTCTTTCTTTTAATTATTTTTAAATAATTATACTATTTGTTTCTGTTCTCATTATTTAGATGATGTTATAAATAAAATTGCTATTTTAAACCTTAGAGCAATTTTTATTATATGCTTAAATCGTTTTTGACTTTAAAAATATATGAGAGCTTATATATAAGTATGAGTATCTTTATTTTTTCCTTTTATTTATTAACATAATTTAATACTATAATATAATTTATTAATAATGTGGAGGCTATATGAAAATTAGAAAAAAAGCAAAATTAATTATAGGTCTTTTGCCTTTAGTTAGTTTGCCTTTAATTATGGTTTCCTGCAATAATGAAAGAGCAAAGTTATACAAAGTTAATAAATTATTAACTGATGAATTTATCTTACAAGAATCATCAAAAAAAATCCCTACAATTGATTTTTCAAAGCATAAAAAAGAAAAGTGTTTTGAAAATATTGAGTCGATTCAAAGTAATTTTAGAGCCGATACTTTATGATGTTTAGGTGCTTTTGTGGCACCGAATAAAGTAAATTTTAAAGGTAAAGTTTTCAGTTATGAAATTGAAAAGGTAAATCATCTTTTAGGAACATCGAAGGCTGATATTTTAATCAATATTTATATTGATGATTTTAAAGAAAACGGTAAACCAACATACATTAGAAACTACACTATTACAATGGATGGATTTAAATCAACACCAAGCAATCATAATCACTGAGTACCAAATTCAGATGGTTCTCAGGATTCATGTGAAATATGTATGACTTATAATAGTTAAGGAGAAAAAATGGATTACAAAAAAACACTTAATATGCCAAATACAAAATTTGATATGCGGGCAAATTTAACTCAAAAGGAACCTCTTTTCAGAAAACAGTGAGAAGATAATTTGATTTATAAAAAAGTACTTGATAAAAATAGAAATAATCAATCATTTATATTACATGATGGTCCTCCATATGCAAATGGAGACCTTCATGTGGGTCACGCCTTAAATAAAATTCTTAAAGATATTATAGTTCGTTATAAATCTCTTAGAGGTTTTTATAGCCCATATGTACCAGGTTGAGATACTCATGGTCTTCCAATTGAACATAAAATGTTGGAAGAAGCAAAACTGAATAAAGATGAATTAACTCCACTAATTTTAAGGAAAAAAGCAGCTAAATATGCTTTTAAACAAATTGATAATCAAAGAAAACAATTCAAAACACTACAAATGTTAAGTAACTTTGAAGATATTTATATTACTATGAATAAGTCGTTTGAAGCAAAACAATTAAAACTATTTAAGAAAATGGTTTTAGATGGTTTGGTATTTAAAGGGCTCAAACCCGTTTATTGATCACCTTCTTCACAATCTGCATTAGCAGAAGCAGAAGTTGAATATCAAGATGTTATTTCTCCTTCTATTTTTGTTGCTTTCGAAATTAAAAAAGCAGCAACTAAAACAATTTCAAAAGGTGATTATATTGTAATTTGAACAACAACTCCTTGGACATTAATTGCTAATGCAGGTGCTGCATTAGGTTCAGAGTTTTATTATTCTAAAATTGAATATAACAACAAAAAATACTTTGTTGCTACCGATTTAGTAGAAAAATTCATTAGTCAAATGGGGTGAGAAAATTACAAAATCATCGGTTCGTATCATTCGAAAGAATTGGTTGGATCAACTTATTTAACTCCTATTTTAAAACATGAAGCTCCAGTTGTTTTTGGTCATCATGTTACTCTAGAAAGTGGAACTGGTATCGTTCATATAGCTCCATTGTTTGGTGAAGATGACTTTTTAATAGGTAAGAAAAATAATCTTGAAATGATTATGCATATATCAGATAATGGTCATATTGATTATGAATGTAAGTATGATAAGCTTTACTATGAAAAAGCAAATAAAATTATTATTGAGGACTTAATTAACGAAAGTTCATTGATTAAGGAAGATAAAATTAA
Proteins encoded in this window:
- a CDS encoding substrate-binding domain-containing protein; protein product: MKTKKLLIGLGAMTALAALSVAAISCENKTNKDTQTTTPVTAESPRIAISDPDNPRWLKAQKELLAAFDTHKVGAVSSIVKDQPAQNAFIDAAVAGGTKGLIIGAVDGSAVAGSVNGAATKGVKVVAYDRLIKGTDKYNWYTTFDNSKVGELQGLYLLSSIYGQIAKPFATEKEAVEYAKAHNLAAESFVYSLAGSPTDNNAPLFYKGAKKVVDAVMAVDKNLKYARAEKESFETAAVDNWDYSKAQASMSAFLTSFANKDKLVGVISPNDGMANAAIASLKGAQIDVKKVSITGQDFNADAIKNIKSGEQLMTIYKPDSSLAKVAVAILKTIMDDANKTKSPAEIFAIVKELLPAELKGIVTLDSEQYKSTDTHKINTIILVPTVVTKTNIAEFEGK
- a CDS encoding sugar ABC transporter permease, translating into MENKQNIMDKIREGVDNTANIISKAFKPMNDLLKKMFAIPMQNKYFAASVKHLQKFSMYYILILIFIIFTIFSSGNLLQPDQIVLLIKNNSYILLLALPMTLVIISGNIDLSVGNVMGFMGFVAVIIYNSTGQSILLTIFLTMLAGLLLGMTHGILIGFLRIPAFIITLGSMLAFNGARIAITNGAPLFPKEGFDSTFVQGVIGSIPDIRIANRFFLVAFLVIMVFTISLVALRVFSYFRKTKMKLHVENWVTFLIKTVLYFAFGTGLAIYIALSSLGLQYFILYIIIAVLLFVFVSKFTTYGRSVYAIGGNRKAAQLSGMDPRKTNFITFSIMGAMIGLASIVFTAISNSATATAGVGFELFAISSVFVGGASVWGGIGSITGTVIGSFILQVINQGMQIKAVPVYSQEIAKGLILIAAVGYDVFSHRKIS
- a CDS encoding sugar ABC transporter ATP-binding protein, which codes for MKEEFILELKNISKTYGATKALSDVTFNVKRGRILSLVGENGAGKSTLLKVFSGVIPYGKYEGTLFFEGQEARFASINESVSKGISIIHQELAISPHLTVCENMYLNNYMKKFGVIQWTKMYEECEKYLKMVGLNIKSDTIAGTLSVAQQQLIEIAKALSKQSKLIFFDEPTSSLNDDDSFKLLDIMKKLRDEKGVTSVFVSHKLNEVSYVADDVVVIRDGKFISAYDKTIRPINEQELIKDIVGRTLEAKFPPKNPNKPIGDVIFEVKNVSVLNPLVSNYYTVKDASFNLRQGEILGISGLVGSGRTELMLSIFGKYYNKIESGTILLRGKEVRFKNPREAIRKGIMYASEDRKNIGLIQMFSIKSNITSASEHIYSKLGVYNINKEEKDSINYSQQMGVKTKNINNEVESLSGGNQQKVVVAKALSTDFDILIIDEPTKGIDVGSKLEIYQLLIELANNGKSIIVISSELEELLGITDRIFVMAQGKIKGEILTKDATQEKIMQIGLL
- a CDS encoding APC family permease, which codes for MNKLNNKQLVFFGFNFVVGFGFIATMTSLVQNKGWGILIFIIASFIALTVALSFSKLAHKYPETVGGSYAYSKEVFNKPFQFFIGWNQFIQGLLISSTSPLFFATIMKEFDSNSSHEIYYILVSLFIFSLIVTVTTFGLKTSKFVIFVSSILKYLVIFGAILLLVINIFIGINQATINPDLGSKDTIAKPSVLFASIISFIIAFGGIETVASISKDTEVKNFRKTLLFIFGLILIFYFIVYILFIFQPKTLGTTTFIGLYKSSLGLTGLILFGIGMFFNRLSATSSFIFGLSRSFVALSLDGFVPAIYSKKNKHGEYRNAILLFGLLNLITMFAIGLLPKLLSSNSNVQNIFDTLLDAVAIFFLIQYFFTIIIALLLHRKKEIKIDLWEFILYVIGLIIIVICLISYIFPIIYNIFPLKSPETWQVKNTIIVVSYLLINIIGYIWWYLYTIYKDKKELKNSKQKNINNETD